A single region of the Sciurus carolinensis chromosome 14, mSciCar1.2, whole genome shotgun sequence genome encodes:
- the Ptges2 gene encoding prostaglandin E synthase 2 isoform X1 has product MAQAARVARALWPSRSAWAERLGGRPWPPLLAQSRAGFAGAAGGLGSPAAAARKGSPRLLGVAALALGGALGLYHTARWHLRSQDLRAECSAVQLSLSSLQLTLYQYKTCPFCSKVRAFLDFHSLPYQVVEVNPVRRTEIKFSSYRKVPILVAQEGDSLQQLNDSSVIISALKTYLVSGQPLEEVVTYYPPMKSMNDQGKEVTEFCNKYWLMLDEKEAQRMYGGKEARTEEMKWRQWADDWLVHLISPNVYRTPAEALASFDYIVREGKFGAVEGAMAKYAGAAAMYLISKRLKSRHHLQDDVREDLYEAANKWVAAVGKDRPFMGGQKPNLADLAVYGVLRVMEGLEAFDDLMRHTHIQPWYLRVEKAIAEAPQVR; this is encoded by the exons ATGGCCCAGGCGGCGCGGGTGGCTCGGGCGCTGTGGCCCTCTCGGTCCGCCTGGGCGGAGAGGCTGGGCGGCCGTCCCTGGCCACCACTCCTCGCGCAGAGCCGGGCGGGCTTCGCGGGGGctgctggaggcctggggagcCCTGCCGCTGCCGCCCGCAAGGGGAGCCCGCGGCTACTGGGGGTGGCGGCTTTAGCCCTGGGGGGCGCCCTGGGGCTGTACCACACCGCACGGTGGCACCTGCGCTCCCAGGACCTCCGCGCAGAGTGCTCAGCCGTTCAG CTCTCCTTGTCCAGCCTGCAGCTGACCCTGTACCAGTACAAGACCTGTCCCTTCTGCAGCAAGGTCCGTGCCTTCCTGGACTTCCACTCTCTGCCCTACCAGGTGGTGGAGGTGAACCCCGTGCGCAGGACCGAGATCAAATTCTCCTCATACAGGAAGGTGCCCATTTTGGTGGCCCAGGAAGGAGACAGCTTG cAACAACTGAACGATTCCTCTGTCATTATCAGTGCCCTCAAGACCTACCTGGTGTCTGG GCAGCCCCTGGAAGAGGTCGTCACCTATTACCCACCCATGAAGTCTATGAATGACCAGGGCAAGGAGGTGACTGAGTTCTGCAACAAGTACTGGCTCATGCTGGATGAGAAGGAGGCCCAGCGCATGTATGGCGGGAAGGAGGCGAGGAC GGAGGAGATGAAGTGGCGGCAGTGGGCGGACGACTGGCTGGTGCATCTCATCTCACCCAACGTGTACCGCACGCCCGCCGAGGCTCTGGCCTCCTTCGACTACATCGTGCGCGAGGGCAAGTTCGGGGCCGTGGAGGGGGCCATGGCCAAGTACGCGGGCGCAGCCGCCATGTACCTCATCAGCAAGCGCCTCAAGAGCAG GCACCATCTCCAGGACGACGTGCGTGAGGACCTCTACGAGGCTGCCAACAAGTGGGTGGCCGCAGTGGGCAAAGACCGGCCCTTCATGGGGGGCCAGAAGCCGAACCTCGCTGACCTG gccGTGTACGGCGTGCTGCGGGTGATGGAGGGTCTGGAGGCCTTCGACGACCTGATGCGGCACACGCACATCCAGCCCTGGTACCTGCGGGTGGAGAAGGCCATTGCCGAGGCCCCCCAGGTGCGCTGA
- the Ptges2 gene encoding prostaglandin E synthase 2 isoform X2, whose protein sequence is MAQAARVARALWPSRSAWAERLGGRPWPPLLAQSRAGFAGAAGGLGSPAAAARKGSPRLLGVAALALGGALGLYHTARWHLRSQDLRAECSAVQVVEVNPVRRTEIKFSSYRKVPILVAQEGDSLQQLNDSSVIISALKTYLVSGQPLEEVVTYYPPMKSMNDQGKEVTEFCNKYWLMLDEKEAQRMYGGKEARTEEMKWRQWADDWLVHLISPNVYRTPAEALASFDYIVREGKFGAVEGAMAKYAGAAAMYLISKRLKSRHHLQDDVREDLYEAANKWVAAVGKDRPFMGGQKPNLADLAVYGVLRVMEGLEAFDDLMRHTHIQPWYLRVEKAIAEAPQVR, encoded by the exons ATGGCCCAGGCGGCGCGGGTGGCTCGGGCGCTGTGGCCCTCTCGGTCCGCCTGGGCGGAGAGGCTGGGCGGCCGTCCCTGGCCACCACTCCTCGCGCAGAGCCGGGCGGGCTTCGCGGGGGctgctggaggcctggggagcCCTGCCGCTGCCGCCCGCAAGGGGAGCCCGCGGCTACTGGGGGTGGCGGCTTTAGCCCTGGGGGGCGCCCTGGGGCTGTACCACACCGCACGGTGGCACCTGCGCTCCCAGGACCTCCGCGCAGAGTGCTCAGCCGTTCAG GTGGTGGAGGTGAACCCCGTGCGCAGGACCGAGATCAAATTCTCCTCATACAGGAAGGTGCCCATTTTGGTGGCCCAGGAAGGAGACAGCTTG cAACAACTGAACGATTCCTCTGTCATTATCAGTGCCCTCAAGACCTACCTGGTGTCTGG GCAGCCCCTGGAAGAGGTCGTCACCTATTACCCACCCATGAAGTCTATGAATGACCAGGGCAAGGAGGTGACTGAGTTCTGCAACAAGTACTGGCTCATGCTGGATGAGAAGGAGGCCCAGCGCATGTATGGCGGGAAGGAGGCGAGGAC GGAGGAGATGAAGTGGCGGCAGTGGGCGGACGACTGGCTGGTGCATCTCATCTCACCCAACGTGTACCGCACGCCCGCCGAGGCTCTGGCCTCCTTCGACTACATCGTGCGCGAGGGCAAGTTCGGGGCCGTGGAGGGGGCCATGGCCAAGTACGCGGGCGCAGCCGCCATGTACCTCATCAGCAAGCGCCTCAAGAGCAG GCACCATCTCCAGGACGACGTGCGTGAGGACCTCTACGAGGCTGCCAACAAGTGGGTGGCCGCAGTGGGCAAAGACCGGCCCTTCATGGGGGGCCAGAAGCCGAACCTCGCTGACCTG gccGTGTACGGCGTGCTGCGGGTGATGGAGGGTCTGGAGGCCTTCGACGACCTGATGCGGCACACGCACATCCAGCCCTGGTACCTGCGGGTGGAGAAGGCCATTGCCGAGGCCCCCCAGGTGCGCTGA